Proteins encoded in a region of the Vicia villosa cultivar HV-30 ecotype Madison, WI linkage group LG5, Vvil1.0, whole genome shotgun sequence genome:
- the LOC131604885 gene encoding uncharacterized protein LOC131604885 produces the protein MAPERRNTFPLKFKAPKVDSLQELSTSLTTFKVMRFNVSYGRILPLFDVDVDMAALTALVQYYDPPLRCLTFQDFQLAQTIEEYERILNHYVKDHDPFVKLGEKIDPKEIAEALYLEEDEVTPYLKPRGEVKGFTRKFLENKARDLEKAENWEAFSAVLALLIYGIVLFPNEEDFVDLPVVGVFLAKTAVPTLLADVYYHLNVRHEKKKGIVLCCAPLLYIWLREHMPRQGEWIEILNNLKWSQKLASLTANAMFWYTHDWAVDSLIHHCGNFPNVPLIGSRGCINYNPELALRQHEYSMKKEPETGLLKEFIITDMGASDPSMLKRVKRAWSRIHRKGKEFGKRTLMVEEP, from the coding sequence ATGGCTCCTGAAAGAAGAAACACCTTTCCTCTCAAGTTCAAAGCACCTAAGGTGGATAGTCTGCAAGAATTGAGTACAAGCCTAACAACTTTCAAGGTAATGAGGTTTAATGTATCTTATGGGAGAATACTTCCCTTGTTTGATGTGGATGTAGATATGGCGGCGTTAACTGCTTTGGTTCAGTACTATGATCCTCCTCTCAGATGCTTGACCTTTCAAGACTTCCAATTAGCTCAAACTATTGAAGAATATGAAAGGATCTTAAATCATTATGTGAAAGATCATGATCCATTTGTAAAGTTGGGTGAAAAGATAGATCCTAAAGAAATAGCAGAGGCATTATatcttgaagaagatgaagtgacACCGTACCTAAAACCAAGAGGAGAAGTCAAAGGCTTCACAAGAAAATTCCTGGAAAATAAGGCTAGAGATTTGGAGAAGGCAGAGAATTGGGAAGCATTCAGTGCTGTCTTGGCATTACTCATCTATGGAATTGTCCTTTTTCCTAATGAAGAGGATTTCGTAGATCTACCTGTTGTTGGTGTGTTCTTGGCTAAAACAGCGGTCCCCACTCTTTTAGCTGATGTGTATTACCATCTCAACGTGAGACATGAGAAGAAGAAAGGAATAGTTCTTTGTTGTGCTCCCCTGCTCTACATTTGGCTCAGAGAACACATGCCTCGACAAGGTGAATGGATTGAAATACTGAATAATCTCAAATGGTCTCAAAAGTTAGCTTCACTCACTGCTAATGCTATGTTTTGGTACACCCATGATTGGGCGGTAGACAGTCTCATTCACCATTGTGGCAATTTCCCTAATGTTCCACTAATAGGCTCTCGAGGTTGCATCAATTACAATCCTGAACTAGCTCTGAGACAACACGAATATTCCATGAAGAAGGAGCCTGAAACAGGATTATTGAAAGAATTCATTATAACAGATATGGGAGCTAGTGACCCAAGTATGTTGAAGAGAGTAAAAAGGGCATGGAGTCGAATTCATAGGAAAGGGAAAGAATTTGGGAAGAGAACACTCATGGTTGAAGAACCCTAA